The following DNA comes from Polynucleobacter necessarius.
GGAGATGTGTCGCGCGGAACATTTGCATCAGGGGGCAACCTTCCATTACAGCCCGCTCCTCGCCTAGGAGCGGAATTAGGATATCAACTCAATGGCTGGCAGGCGGGCGCTACTTCTACAGCTACCAGCAAAATAAATTAGCCAGTTGGGAAATCGGACCAACGCCAAGCTATAACCTGGTCAATGCCAACCTCTCCTACACAGAACGCATTGGAAAAGTGAATTGGAGCGGCTATTTAATGTTAAAAAATCTCCTAAATGAGGAGATGCGCTATACGACTTCTCAAATGGCTGTGAGGCTATATGCGCCCCAGCCTGGCAGAAGTTTATTGGTGGGAGTGAGAGCTGCGTTCTAAGTGTCTATGCGGTAGGTATTAAATCGGCAATACTCTTTGCAGCGCTCATTGAGACTTCACCGTCTTGTGTCTCAACCATGACTCGCAACAAAGGCTCGGTTCCCGAGGAGCGAATCAGAACCCTACCAACACCTTTAAGCTCACTTTCAACTTGAGCAATTTTCTTCGTTAACTTTTCATCTAACTTCCACTCATAGCCGGGTTTAAATTTCACATTTAAGAGCACCTGAGGAAACAGAGTTACCGCATCCAACAATTGCGCAAGAGTCTTTTTAGACTGACTCATCACAGCTAATATTTGCAAGGCGGCAATAGTGCCATCACCCGTAGAGTGGCGATCCAGACAGAGTAAATGTCCAGAACCTTCCCCGCCTACATCCCAACCATTCTTTTTAAGAAGCTCCAAAACATAACGGTCACCAACGTTTGCGCGCTCAAAGCTGATGCCCAGTGCTTTTATGGCGTTTTCAACGGCAAAGTTCGTCATCAATGTACCTACGACACCACCAATGTTCAGGACACGATCCACGCGATCTTTGGCCAGCACATAAAGCAACTCATCACCATTAAATAATCTGCCAGTAGCATCGACCATTTGCAGGCGGTCAGCATCGCCATCCAAGGCAATGCCAATATCCGCCTTGACCTCTTGGACCTTTGCAATCAAAGCATCAAGAGCGGTTGCTCCACAGCCATCATTAATATTACGACCATCAGGGTGCACGCCAATAGAAATCACTTCCGCACCCAGCTCATGAAATACATGCGGCGCGGTGTGATATGCGGCACCATTCGCGCAATCTACAACAATCTTCAGACCCTTAAGATTAAGACTGCCTGGAGCTGTAGATTTACAAAATTCAATGTATCTACCAGCAGCGTCATCCAACCGATAGGCCTTCCCCAAATCTTTTGAACTTACGCACCCTATTGGGTCTTCCAATTCTTTTTCAATAGCCAATTCAAAATCATCAGAAAACTTATCGCCATCCGCGGAAAAGAATTTGATACCGTTATCTTGATATGGATTATGAGAGGCGGAGATAACCAATCCAGCGGAGAGACGGAGTGCTCTTGTGAGATAAGCCACACCAGGCGTTGGAATGGGCCCACATAACATGACGTCAACGCCAGCGGCAGCAAAGCCAGCCTCTAAAGATGCCTCTAGCAAATAGCCCGAAACGCGGGTATCTTTGCCAATTAATATTTGGCAACGCTCTCCTGGTTTGGCAGCGCGAGACAATACGTTGCCAGCCGCATAACCTAAGCGAGTCATAAATTCCGGGACGATTGGAAATTTTCCAACCTCACCACGAATTCCGTCAGTACCAAAGTATTGTTTTTTCATGCTTTTCATTATAAAACTTAGACCGATCCCATTGTTTCAATAGCCTCGCAGAGCTTTAGGGCATCAACCGTCTCAGCAACGTCATGGACTCGGACAATTTTGGCGCCACGATCTGCGGCCATAACGGCTTCGGCTATGCTGGGAGCAACTCGCTCATTAGTGTCTTTGCCGGTAATTTTCCCGATCATCGATTTTCGGGAGATGCCAGCCAATACCGGAAACCCTAGAGAAGAAAAATCTGCAAAGTTTCTGAGCATGTTGGGGTTATGCTCCAAGCTCTTTCCAAAACTAAATCCCAGATCAATGGCGATACGTTCAATGGCGCTCCCCATGGAAATCAATAGATCAGCACGCTCTTTTAGAAATTGATTTACTTCTGCAATAACATTCTTGTATTCAGGATTAAATTGCATACTCACGGGATCGCGTTGCATATGCATTAATACAATGCCACAGTTGTGACTTTCTGAAACGGAATGTACAGAGCCCATCTGTCTCAATGCCCACATATCATTTACGCAATCTACGCCAGCAAGTAAAGCCCGGCGCATTGTTTCTGATTTATAGGTATCAATGGAAAGCGGAACGCCGCAATTTTTGAGCCCCTCAATCACTGGGCGCACCCTATCCAACTCTTCTTGAAGCCGTACCGGATCTGCCCCCGGTCTTGTAGATTCTCCGCCAATATCAATAAGATCAACACCATCGGCAATCATCACCTCTGCCCTGGCGATAGCATCCTTCGCGGTGCTGAATTTTCCGCAATCAGAGAATGAATCGGGAGTCGCATTGCGAATGCCCATCACGATTGGGCGCTTACGTTTTGTGAAATCAAAAAGAAAACGCCCAAAACGCCAAGTTGTGGACCTCTCTTGCTGACCTTGATAACGCATCAACGATCGAACTTATTGCTTTACTTATGCGGTAGCGGGAGCGCTACCAGCTGCCGGGCCAGGCGTCCCAGCGGAATTGCCAAACTGAGTTGCTGGCGGCGGTTTTGGCGCACGTGGTGGGCGACCTTCCATGATGTCGTTGATTTGCTCGGCATCAATAGTTTCCCACTCTAGTAAAGCAGCAACCATTGCCTCAACCTTGTCGCGATTTTGCTCCAATATTGATCTTGCCAGCGCATACTGACTATCAATCAAAGTGCGAATTTCCGCATCTACTTTTTGTTGAGTCAACTCAGAAACAGTTTTAGTGCTGTTGCGCCCAAACATGCTTTCAGGTTCTGTATCGACATACACCATGATGCCCAAGCTATCACTCATGCCATAGCGAGTTACCATATCGCGAGCCATCTTCGTGGCACGTTCAAAGTCATTGGATGCGCCAGTACTCATGGAATGCATGAAGACTTCTTCTGCCGCACGACCACCAAATAAGATTGCCAACTCTCCCAACATGCGATCTTTATATAGATTCACACGATCAAATTCCGGTAATTGCCAAGTCACACCTAACGCCATGCCGCGCGGCATGATTGTCACTTTATGAACAGGGTCCGCTTTTGGCAGCACCTTAGCGACAACCGCATGTCCAGACTCGTGATAAGCCGTATTGCGACGCTCTTCTTCGCGCATTACCGCAGACTTACGCTCAGGGCCCATGTAGATCTTATCTTTAGCATCTTCAAAGTCTTTCATATCAACGGAGCGCTTGTTGCGACGAGCGGCGAACAAAGCCGCTTCATTTACTAGGTTTGCTAAATCAGCGCCAGAGAATCCAGGAGTACCACGAGCCAAGACCGCAGCATTCACATCTGGATCAATGGGAACCTTACGTATGTGAACTTGCAGAATCTGTTCACGACCACGAATATCAGGCAAACCAACATGAACCTGACGGTCAAATCGACCCGGTCTGAGCAATGCCTTATCCAATACATCGGAACGGTTTGTTGCGGCGACCACGATCACGCCACTATTGCTTTCAAAGCCATCCATTTCAACCAGCATTTGGTTTAAGGTCTGTTCGCGCTCATCATTACCGCCGCCCATACCAGCGCCACGATGACGGCCAACCGCATCGATCTCATCGATAAAAATGATGCAAGGGGAATTCTTTTTGGCATTCTCAAACATGTCTCGAACACGTGAAGCGCCAACACCTACAAACATTTCCACAAAATCAGAGCCGGAGATGGAGAAGAAAGGAACTTTAGCTTCGCCCGCAATCGCACGCGCTAAAAGGGTCTTACCGGTACCCGGAGGACCAACAAGTAAAACGCCATGAGGTATGCGACCGCCTAGTTTTTGAAACTTTTGTGAATCCTTTAAGAAGTCTACTAATTCAAACACCTCTTCTTTAGCTTCATCGCATCCAGCAACGTCTGCGAAGGTTACGGTATTGCTATTCTCATCAATTAAGCGCGCTTTAGATTTACCAAAGGAGAATGCGCCGCCTTTGCCGCCACCTTGCATTTGGCGCATCATGAAAAACCAAAAGCCAATAATCAATAGCGTTGGTCCAAGATAGTACAAAGCTGAAACCAGCATATTAGGCTCGTCTTCCGCTTTGCCAGTCACTTGAACGCCATACTTCATCAAATCACCGACCATCCAGATATCGCCTGGAGAAATAATCGAATACCTATTGCCGTCAGCAGGCGTAACCTGCAATGTGCGCCCTTGAACATCGACACGCTTTACTTTTCCTGCTTTCGCGTCATCCATGAATTGGGAATAGGTAACCTGATTCTGGTCCTTGGGCTTATCAAACTGTTTAAAAACAGTAAAAAGCACCAAGCCCACAATGAGCCACACACCGATTTTTTGGAACATATTGCTGTTCAAAATGAGTCCTTTTCTGGATTGGTCCAGGAGTTAAAGCGAATCGCTACCAAAGTATTTGATTCTACTACCACCCTGTTTCAAGAGCTAATGGCGTATTTATTTAATAAACCCCTATAAAACGGGGTTATTGATGGCATTTAAGATCTATTTCGGCGGTTTTAGGTTTCGCCCCAGAAGAAATATCTCCGCAGAGCGTGCTCGGGATGCCTTTGGCTTTCTAGAGACAACCGTTTTGAAGACCTTTTTAAAAGACTCAACAATCTGGCTATAGCCGCTGCCGTTAAAGCACTTTATTAACAATGCGCCTTCGGGCTTTAGATGTGCGACAGCAAAATCGAGTGCAATTTCCGCCAAAAAGGCCATTCTGGCTGCATCAGATACACCAACACCCGATAAGTTTGGGGCCATGTCTGACAATACCAAGTCCACTTTGCCTTCCGCATCCTTAGGCAGCAAAGCCTCCAATGCGGCAAGCCCCTCATCCTCACGGACATCGCCTTGAATAAAACTAACATCCGCAATAGCTTCCATAGGCAAAATATCAATAGCGATGATTTGCCCGTCTGGTTTTCCTGACTCTATCTTGGGATTGCTTTTGCCTAGCTCCGTTAAACGGTTGCGAGCGTACTGAGACCAGCTTCCCGGGGCGCTCCCAAGGTCAACAATAGTCATGCCTGCTTTGATGAGGTGATCCTGCCCGTCAATTTCACTGAGCTTATAAGCCGCCCTTGCACGATAGTCCTCTTTCTGAGCCATCTTCACATAGGGATCAGTTAAATGATCCTGCAACCAACTTTTATTCAATTTATTCTTTGCCACAACTTACCAACTTTCAACTAGCATTTTCTTGGTTTCTGCCGCCTAAAGCAAAAGGAATTAAAGGAAAATCGCTACATTCACTCTAATGTGACGGATTTTGACAATGAATGCTCTATCATCAAGCCCATGACTTCTCTGATTCTTACCCCCGCACAACGCAAATCTCTTAAAGCTGACGCACATGACTTAAGTCCTGTTGTTATGGTCGGCGGAGATGGCTTAACTCCAGCCGTAGTTAAAGAGGCGAAGCTAGCTATTAATCACCATGGCTTAATCAAGATCCACGTTTTTGGTGATGATCGTAAAGTTCGCGTCGCAATTTATGAAGAGCTATGCGATACATTAGATGCGGCACCAGTTCAGCATATCGGTAAATTGCTTGTACTCTGGAAACCAAAGGACGCTGTTGAAGAAGCGTTCAGTAATCTTGTGCGCTCAAGCAAGCAAACCAAAAAATCCTTACAAGCGCCGCGCACAAAACGTCAGCCTAATCGCGCAGCCCCCAAAGCTGGAGTACGCACAAGCACTTCCGAGCGCTCAGACCGCCGTTCTGCCTCTAACGCATCTCCATTTGCGCGCGCTGCAGCCGTTAAGTCTGCAACACCCAAGAAAAGGGTTGTGCGTTCAGAGGCCGCTGAGTCAAAAATTGGCTGGTCCTCCCCTGGCTACAGAAAAGCTGCTGCAGCACCAGCACCGATTAAGAAACGCAAAGTCAGCATGAGTAGCACCAAAAATAAATCATTGGGCTCTTGATTAAAGATCTCAAACAAAACGCCGCTAGTCGGCGTTTTTTGTTGCGTGCCACACCAGCACCAGACCCAATAATGATTGGATCATAAATAACACATTAGAGACTCCATGAAGTCGACAAAATAAATTCGCATTACTTGATTCTCGTACCGATAAACCCAAGTACAAGGCCTGATCTCTTAAGGAATTCATCCACGGTATGAGAATAAATGCAGCACCAACAGTACAAGTCAACATCCCAAGCAATAGCCAGCGTGCAATACGAAACTGAGAGTTGCCAAGTCGAACCAAGTGGTTAGCCATCACCATCAGTATCACGCTAATGAGAACGCCAATGTAGGCAGTTGATTTGAATAGGGATGCCGCAATCATTCCTGAAACCTGTCTGTCGCCAAAGCTGGAAAAAAGAACTGGCACCACTAAAAATCCAATAGAAATCAAGCTACCAACCCAGAGACCTGACATCAGGCGAAAGATTCTCTGGGTCTGCTGTTGATGCATTAGACGTAACGCACAGCCAAGATTTCTACCTCTCGATTTCCACCAGAGGCCTGGACTCCCACAACATCGCCCTCTTCTTTGCTGATTAAGGCACGGGCAATTGGTGAGCTAATAGAGATTTTGTTTGAAGCAATATCAGCCTCATCATCGCCGACGATTTGATAGGTGAACTTAGTGCCATCTTCAAGATCTTCGAGATCCACGGTGGCGCCAAATACCACTCGGCCAGTCACATCAAGTGATGCAGGATCAATAATTTGAGCGGCCGAGAGCTTACCTTCTAGCTCTTGAATGCGCCCTTCAATAAAGCCTTGCTTTTCTTTGGCGGCATCATATTCAGCATTCTCAGAAAGATCGCCTTGAGCGCGAGCCTCGGCAATTGCATTAATCACTGCAGGACGTTCAACGTGCTTAAGGCGCTGCAACTCCTCTTTGAGGAGTTCCGCACCACGCTTAGTAATCGGAATTGTGCTCATACAACCAACCTAACTTAAAATTCTTGCGCAAAATTACGCATACAAAAGTCAATTTTAGATTAAATAAGCGCCCGATGTAAGCCCTGCAAGGAATAGACCTCAAGCGACTCTAGCTTTCCATTCTGGGATGCTAACAAGCCATCCATGACGGCACGTGCCGCACTGATAGTTGTGTAATACGTCACGCCATTGGCTTGGGCGCTGGTGCGAATGGATCTAGAGTCAGCAATGGCGGTACGAGTTTCATCCACCGTAGTAAATACCAATGAGATCTCGCCATTCTTAATGAAATCCACAATATGCGGACGACCATCTTTCACCTTATTCACTACTCGAACTGGTAAACCAGCTGCCTCAATTGCGGCGGCCGTTCCATTGGTAGCCACCATTGGAAAGCCAAGCTGATGCAATAACTTAGCCACTTCAACCGCTTTAGGCTTATCACTATCTTTTACGGTCAGAAGAGCTGTGCCGCCCTTCGGCAGCTTAATACCCGCACCCAACTGAGACTTAAACAAAGCTTCACCGAAGGTTTTGCCAACACCCATCACCTCACCGGTAGAGCGCATCTCAGGCCCCAGAATTGGATCAATACCAGGGAATTTGTTAAATGGGAAGACTGCTTCCTTGACTGAAAAATAAGGAGGCTTCACTTCAGCTTTGATACCTTGCTGCGCCAGCTTCTGACCGACCATACAACGGGCGGCAATTTTTGCTAGTTGCAGACCAGAAGCCTTAGATACAAATGGCACAGTACGGGACGCACGTGGATTAACCTCAAGAACATAGATCACATCTTTGCCATCCACATTTTGGATAGCAAACTGAACGTTCATCAAACCAACCACATTCAATCCCTTAGCCATTGCCGCTGTTTGACGTTTAATTTCTTCAACCGTAGCATCCGATAAGGAGTATGGAGGCAGAGAACACGCTGAATCACCAGAGTGAACGCCAGCCTGCTCAATATGCTCCATAACACCGCCAATAAACACGGTCCCACCATCGCTAATGCAATCCACATCACACTCAATTGCATCGTTAAGGAAGCGATCTAAGAGCACTGGGGAGTCATGCGACACTTTTACTGCTTCGCGCATATAACGCTCTAAGTCACGTCCATCATGAACCATTTCCATTGCACGACCACCTAAAACATAGGATGGGCGAACAACTAATGGGTAACCAATTTCTTCAGCTAACTTAAGAGCCTCTTCCTCGGTGCGCGCAGTTCGGTTAGGCGGCTGACGCAGACCAAGGTCTTGCAATAGCTTTTGGAAACGTTCGCGATCTTCTGCAGCGTCAATCATATCTGGTGAAGTGCCGATAATTGGCACGCCATTGCGCTCAAGATCTAAAGCCAATTTCAAAGGTGTTTGGCCTCCATACTGAACGATGACGCCCTTTGGCTTTTCTTTAGCCACAATTTCTAATACGTCTTCAAGAGTCAGCGGCTCAAAGTAGAGGCGATCGGACGTGTCATAGTCGGTTGAAACTGTTTCAGGGTTGCAGTTAACCATGATGGTTTCATAGCCATCATCGCGCATTGCTAGGGCAGCATGTACGCAGCAATAGTCAAACTCAATACCTTGACCAATACGATTCGGGCCTCCGCCCAAAACCATGATCTTTTCTTTATTGGTTGGCTGTGACTCGCACTCGCCATGCTCTGCTTCATACGTTGAATACAGGTAGGCAGTGTTTGTGGAGAATTCCGCTGCGCAGGTATCTACACGCTTATACACAGGGACCACTTTTAAGCGATGACGTGCAGCGCGAACTGAAGCGGCATCAATGCCCAATAACTTTGCTAAGCGACGATCAGAAAAGCCTTTTTGCTTTACAAAGCGTAATTCTGGAGCAGTCAGGCTATCAATCTTGCGCTGTTTAAGTTCAGCCTCAATGGTGATGAGCTCTTCGATTTGCTCTAAGAACCAAGGATCCACTTTCGTCTCGCTATAGATCTCATCAAGACCCATACCCATACGGAATGCATCTGCCAGATACCAAATACGATCTGGACCCGGTTCATTAATTTCATTGATGATGTCATCAAGGTCTGTAGATACTTCATCAAGACCATCAACCCCAACCTCAAGACCACGAAGCGCTTTGTGGAAAGACTCTTGGAAAGTGCGGCCAATCGCCATCACCTCACCAACAGATTTCATTTGAGTTGTTAAACGAGAATCTGCTTGTGGGAATTTCTCAAAGGCAAAGCGTGGAATCTTAGTAACCACGTAATCAATTGAAGGCTCAAAGGATGCTGGTGTAGCGCCACCAGTAATGTCATTCTTCAATTCATCCAATGTGTAGCCTACCGCTAATTTGGCGGCAATCTTTGCAATTGGGAAGCCAGTTGCTTTTGAAGCCAATGCGGATGAACGCGATACGCGTGGGTTCATTTCAATGACAATCATGCGGCCATCGACTGGATTAATAGAGAACTGCACGTTAGACCCGCCAGTATCAACACCAATTTCCCTGAGAACCGCAATCGATGCATTACGCATGATTTGATACTCTTTGTCTGTCAAAGTCTGCGCAGGAGCAACCGTAATGGAGTCTCCAGTATGCACACCCATTGGGTCTAAGTTTTCAATAGAGCAAACAATGATGCAATTGTCGTTGCGATCACGCACCACTTCCATCTCGAACTCTTTCCAGCCCAAAAGAGACTCTTCAATCAAGAGCTCGCGCGTTGGCGATAAATCAAGACCGCGTTTGCAAATCTCTTCAAATTCTTCTCGGTTATAAGCAATACCACCGCCAGACCCACCCATAGTGAAGGAAGGTCGAATGACCACAGGGAAGCCTGAGCTGCCGGTTTCCTTTTGAATGCGCTGCTGCACTTCATAAGCCTCATCCATTGAATGGGCAATACCGGAGTTCGCAGAGCCCAAACCAATTTTGGTCATGGCTTCTTTAAATTTCTGGCGATCTTCTGCTTTATCAATTGCTTCTGGAGACGCGCCAATAAGTTCACAACCGTATTTTGCTAAAACACCGTGACGATGTAAATCGAGTGCGCAATTGAGCGCTGTTTGGCCACCCATGGTTGGGAGAATCGCATCAGGCTTCTCGGTAGAAATAATACGCTCAACTACCTCCCAAGTAATAGGCTCAATGTAAGTCACAGCAGCCATTTCCGGGTCGGTCATGATGGTTGCAGGATTGCTGTTTACCAAAATCACTTTGTAACCTTCATCACGCAAAGCTTTACAAGCTTGCGCGCCGGAGTAGTCAAACTCACAGGCCTGACCAATGACAATGGGGCCAGCACCAATAATTAAGATGCTCTTAATGTCGCTACGCTTAGGCATTATTTACCCTCCTTCTTGCTGGCAGCATTCATGAGCTCCACAAAACGATCAAATAAATAGGCAATGTCATGGGGGCCTGGTGAGGCTTCAGGATGCCCCTGGAAGCAAAGTGCCGGTTTATATTTCCAAGCTAACCCTTGCAACGATCCGTCAAACAAAGAAACATGGGTAACACGAATATTGGTTGGCAATGTATTAGCGTCAACAGCAAAACCATGATTCTGCGAAGTAATTGCCACTCGGCCAGTATCCAAATCTTTAACGGGATGGTTTGCGCCATGGTGGCCAAACTTCATCTTCAAAGTCTTGGCGCCGGCGGCAATGCCCATAATTTGATGACCCAAACAGATACCAAATGTTGGAACACCCTTTTCAATAATTTCTTTTGCGGCAGCAATTGCGTAATCACATGGACCAGGATCTCCAGGACCATTTGAAAAGAAGACGCCATCCGGATTCATGGCCAAAACTTCTGCTGCGCTAGTTTGTGCGGGGACCACCGTTAACTCGCAACCGCGCTCGGTGAGCATACGCAAAATATTGCGTTTCACGCCAAAGTCATAAGCAACTACTTTGTTAACTTGCTTGCTTGTATCTAAAGTTCTGTAAGCTGGTTTGCCATTAGGGCTGTGCAGATCCCATTCAGCTTCACGCCACTCATATGATTTTTTAGTAGTAACAACTTTTGCCAAGTCTAATCCAGCCATGCCAGCGAAAGTCTTTGCAAGCTCAAGCGCCTTATTGCCTAAAGTTTCGTAGCTATCGCCCACCTTGCCAGCAACAATTGCGCTTGATTGAGCGGCCTTGTCTCGAAGAATTCTGGTGAGCTTACGAGTATCAATACCGGAGATTCCTAGAACCCCCGCTTTAGATAAATAATCATCAAGAGAGCCTTCTGAGCGGAAGTTGGATACCCGTTTTGGCAGATCTTTTACAACCAGACCTGCCGCATGAATCCGATCAGATTCCGCATCCTGAGCATTTACACCGACATTACCAATGTGAGGGTAAGTCAAAGTAACGATTTGGCGTGAATAGCTAGGATCAGTAATGATCTCTTGGTATCCAGTCAAAGCGGTATTGAAAACAACTTCGCCGGTAGTTTCGCCTGGGACGCCAATACTAAATCCGGGAAATAGAGTGCCGTCGGCTAGAGCCAACACGGCGGGGGAAAAAGAAGGAAGCAAGGGTGACAAACCATCTCCAGTCCCTGCTCCATCCGACGCTCAAAACCCTCAAAAAAACCAACCCGAGGATGTTTTTGCGGGAGGTGAGTGTCTTTAAGCGCTAGGGTATTTAATTAGTTTCGAACCCTTAAATCATACCATTTTTACTCGTAAACCCTTGACTCCCCAGCCCAATGGGCTCTAAAAGGAAAAAGCTCCCCCAGCCATTGGGCAGGAGGAGCAATTTGTCCAAAATTACCGGTTTTTAAGCATTGGCACTTTGCTCGATGACGGTCTTAATTTGAGCCAAAACAGACTGGTCGTCCATGGTACTGATATCGCCAGGATCACGACCTTCAGCAACCGCCTGAAGAGCGCGACGCACAATCTTGCCAGAGCGAGTCTTAGGCAAGGCTGTAACTACATACACCCGTCCAGGGCGAGCAATCGCGCCCAACGTGCTGTCTACAGTCTTCATGCACTCCGACTCCAAAGTGGCGGTATTGGAAGCATCTTTTGGAATAACAAACGCAATAGCCGCCTGGCCTTTAAGCTTGTCCTCAATACCCACCACCGCTACCTCGGAAATATTCGGATGACTCGAGATGCTCTCTTCGATTTCGCGAGTGCCAAGACGATGGCCAGCAACGTTGATCACATCATCAGTACGGCCCAGAATAAAGAAGTAGCCATCCTTATCTTTAATACCCCAGTCAAACGTTGAGTCAATTAACTTGACAGGAATAGTTTCCCAATAGGTGCTAATGAAGCGCTTATCGTCACCCCACACAGTTTGCATACAGCGCGGAGGCAATGGACCTTCAATGGCAATCACACCCCCTTCTGATCTGGACCCAATTCGTCCGAGGTCGCATCGTCCAGCAACTTCATGTTGCAACCAAAGGATGGCACTCCTGGTGAGCCAAATTTGTGCGGCATTACTTCTAATCCACGCTGGATTGCCAACATGGGCCAGCCAGTTTCTGTTTGCCAATAGTTAGCCACAATCGGCTTATTAATCGCGCCATGAATCCAGCTTGCGGTTTGTTCGTCCAAAGGCTCGCCAGCCAAGAACAATGCGCGTAATTTAGAAAGATCGTACTTAGTTAAGAATGCGGGGTCCTGTTTTTTCAGAACACGAACAGCTGTTGGCGCCGAGAACATGACAGATACTTTGTATTTATCTACCAGCTCCCACCAAATGCCAGCATCAGGACGCAATGGTGTTCCTTAATACATGATGGTAGCCATGCCTGAGAGTAATGGCGCATAAATAATGTATCTATGTCCAACAACCCATCCACTGTCTGATGTACAGAACATGGTTTCACCGGCATTACCAGTGAATATATGTTTCATTGAAGCGGCAAGCGCTACCGCATAACCACCAGTGTCACGTTGCACACCCTTCGGTTTGTCGGTAGTACCAGAGCTATACACAATATAAGAAGGATGTGTGGCATCAACCCACTCAACAGGCACTACATCCTTCAGATGTTTTTGACGTTCTGTTGCATAGTCCAAATCGCGGCCAGCCACAGTTGTACATTCAGTCAAACCACGATTCACAATCAATACTTTTGCAGGCTTATATTCAGCAAGAGAGATTGCCTCGTCAAGCAAGGGCTTATATGGCACGGCCTTGCCGCCACGCGCACCTGCTTCAGCAGTCACAATCCGTGTTGGTTTCGCATCATCAATACGCGATGCCAAGCTATGAGATGCAAATCCACTAAACACTACGGAATGAATGGCGCCAATACGGGCGCAAGCAAGTATTGCAAAACAAGCTTCAGCGATCATCGGCATATAGATAAGTACGCGATCGCCCTTTTGAATACTATTTGCTTTATAGATTGCAGCCATACGCTTGACTTCTTCGTATAGCTCTTTGAATGTATATGCTTTTTCTCGGTTTGTTTTCTATTGAAACAGCAACCAGCGCAATTTGATCTGGACGATCTGTTAGGTGACGATCTACAGCGTTGTAGCAAAGATTGGTTAAGCCGCCCTCGGACCACTTCGCAAACGGAGGATTGTCGTAATTCAGCACTATATTAAACGGTTTTTCCCAATGGATTAATTGCGCTTGCCCCCAAAAAATCCATCCTGGTCTTTAATTGAGCGTTCATGATGTGCTTTATATAGGACATGGTCAACCTAATTTCTTAAAAAAGTTACTCAAATTACTGGCTTTTATTCACCCATTTACTAGCGTTATTGCTGGCAGAGATTGGTGAATTACCATTTTTCGCAGATTTTACAAGCCCTGTCGATGCGGATTTATGCTGAGATGCAG
Coding sequences within:
- the greA gene encoding transcription elongation factor GreA, producing the protein MSTIPITKRGAELLKEELQRLKHVERPAVINAIAEARAQGDLSENAEYDAAKEKQGFIEGRIQELEGKLSAAQIIDPASLDVTGRVVFGATVDLEDLEDGTKFTYQIVGDDEADIASNKISISSPIARALISKEEGDVVGVQASGGNREVEILAVRYV
- the carB gene encoding carbamoyl-phosphate synthase large subunit produces the protein MPKRSDIKSILIIGAGPIVIGQACEFDYSGAQACKALRDEGYKVILVNSNPATIMTDPEMAAVTYIEPITWEVVERIISTEKPDAILPTMGGQTALNCALDLHRHGVLAKYGCELIGASPEAIDKAEDRQKFKEAMTKIGLGSANSGIAHSMDEAYEVQQRIQKETGSSGFPVVIRPSFTMGGSGGGIAYNREEFEEICKRGLDLSPTRELLIEESLLGWKEFEMEVVRDRNDNCIIVCSIENLDPMGVHTGDSITVAPAQTLTDKEYQIMRNASIAVLREIGVDTGGSNVQFSINPVDGRMIVIEMNPRVSRSSALASKATGFPIAKIAAKLAVGYTLDELKNDITGGATPASFEPSIDYVVTKIPRFAFEKFPQADSRLTTQMKSVGEVMAIGRTFQESFHKALRGLEVGVDGLDEVSTDLDDIINEINEPGPDRIWYLADAFRMGMGLDEIYSETKVDPWFLEQIEELITIEAELKQRKIDSLTAPELRFVKQKGFSDRRLAKLLGIDAASVRAARHRLKVVPVYKRVDTCAAEFSTNTAYLYSTYEAEHGECESQPTNKEKIMVLGGGPNRIGQGIEFDYCCVHAALAMRDDGYETIMVNCNPETVSTDYDTSDRLYFEPLTLEDVLEIVAKEKPKGVIVQYGGQTPLKLALDLERNGVPIIGTSPDMIDAAEDRERFQKLLQDLGLRQPPNRTARTEEEALKLAEEIGYPLVVRPSYVLGGRAMEMVHDGRDLERYMREAVKVSHDSPVLLDRFLNDAIECDVDCISDGGTVFIGGVMEHIEQAGVHSGDSACSLPPYSLSDATVEEIKRQTAAMAKGLNVVGLMNVQFAIQNVDGKDVIYVLEVNPRASRTVPFVSKASGLQLAKIAARCMVGQKLAQQGIKAEVKPPYFSVKEAVFPFNKFPGIDPILGPEMRSTGEVMGVGKTFGEALFKSQLGAGIKLPKGGTALLTVKDSDKPKAVEVAKLLHQLGFPMVATNGTAAAIEAAGLPVRVVNKVKDGRPHIVDFIKNGEISLVFTTVDETRTAIADSRSIRTSAQANGVTYYTTISAARAVMDGLLASQNGKLESLEVYSLQGLHRALI
- the carA gene encoding glutamine-hydrolyzing carbamoyl-phosphate synthase small subunit, with the translated sequence MLPSFSPAVLALADGTLFPGFSIGVPGETTGEVVFNTALTGYQEIITDPSYSRQIVTLTYPHIGNVGVNAQDAESDRIHAAGLVVKDLPKRVSNFRSEGSLDDYLSKAGVLGISGIDTRKLTRILRDKAAQSSAIVAGKVGDSYETLGNKALELAKTFAGMAGLDLAKVVTTKKSYEWREAEWDLHSPNGKPAYRTLDTSKQVNKVVAYDFGVKRNILRMLTERGCELTVVPAQTSAAEVLAMNPDGVFFSNGPGDPGPCDYAIAAAKEIIEKGVPTFGICLGHQIMGIAAGAKTLKMKFGHHGANHPVKDLDTGRVAITSQNHGFAVDANTLPTNIRVTHVSLFDGSLQGLAWKYKPALCFQGHPEASPGPHDIAYLFDRFVELMNAASKKEGK